In the Desulfatiglans anilini DSM 4660 genome, one interval contains:
- a CDS encoding 2-amino-3,7-dideoxy-D-threo-hept-6-ulosonate synthase gives MNGKQTRLRRILHPGSRRTVIVPLDHGYTMGPITGIAEIEKAALAAAQGGASAVILHKGSAGRCAANLPPQISLIVHLSGSTHCGVDPQRKILVCSVEEAVSLGADAVSVHVNIGGAHEADMLHDFAYISAEARRWGMPLLAMLYPESSLSGAVDRAQLIAHAARLGAELGADLVKIPYTGDPESFRQVTGGCGVPVVVAGGPKMGSSGAVLSMVAEAMDAGAAGTALGRNVFQHAQPERMVAAIAMLVHQNRSVEEALRRLETPLELTPKRGRVP, from the coding sequence ATGAACGGAAAACAAACCAGGCTCAGAAGAATCCTCCATCCAGGCTCCCGAAGAACCGTCATCGTTCCGCTCGATCATGGATATACCATGGGGCCCATCACCGGGATCGCCGAGATTGAAAAGGCCGCGTTGGCCGCCGCCCAAGGCGGCGCATCGGCCGTCATCCTCCACAAAGGGTCCGCTGGCCGATGCGCCGCGAATCTTCCTCCCCAAATCAGCCTTATCGTTCATCTTTCCGGGAGTACCCATTGCGGCGTCGATCCGCAGAGAAAGATCCTCGTCTGCTCCGTTGAAGAGGCCGTCAGCCTCGGGGCGGACGCCGTCTCGGTGCACGTCAACATCGGCGGCGCTCACGAAGCCGATATGCTGCACGATTTCGCCTATATATCCGCAGAGGCCCGACGGTGGGGCATGCCCCTTCTTGCCATGCTGTATCCGGAAAGCTCGCTGAGCGGCGCCGTCGACCGTGCGCAGCTGATCGCCCACGCCGCGCGTCTGGGGGCCGAGCTGGGGGCGGACCTGGTCAAAATACCGTACACCGGGGATCCCGAATCCTTCCGCCAGGTCACCGGGGGGTGCGGGGTGCCTGTCGTCGTGGCCGGGGGGCCCAAGATGGGGTCGTCCGGTGCGGTGCTCAGCATGGTCGCGGAGGCGATGGACGCCGGCGCAGCCGGGACCGCATTGGGGCGGAACGTCTTTCAGCACGCACAGCCCGAGCGGATGGTCGCCGCCATCGCCATGCTCGTGCACCAGAACCGCTCCGTCGAAGAGGCCCTCAGACGCCTCGAGACCCCGCTCGAACTCACACCGAAGCGGGGTCGCGTCCCGTGA